The Neodiprion virginianus isolate iyNeoVirg1 chromosome 5, iyNeoVirg1.1, whole genome shotgun sequence genome contains a region encoding:
- the LOC124304903 gene encoding suppressor of hairless protein translates to MPHQFGLPAMAHGMQSPPSPSAVSSSYPRFASSGVYRSDTDQRLTREAMERYLRDRSDMVIVILHAKVAQKSYGNEKRFFCPPPCIYLFGDGWRMRQEQMLREGESEQSAQLCAFIGIGNSDQDMQQLDLNNGKQYCAAKTLYISDSDKRKHFMLSVKMFYGSGHDIGVFHSKRIKVISKPSKKKQSLKNADLCIASGTRVALFNRLRSQTVSTRYLHVENGNFHASSTQWGAFTIHLLDDNESESEEFQVRDGYVHYGSTVKLVCSVTGMALPRLIIRKVDKQMASLEADDPVSQLHKCAFYMKDTDHMYLCLSQERIIQFQATPCPKEANKEMINDGACWTIISTDKAEYQFFEGMGPVRSPVTPVPLVHSLHLNGGGDVAMLELTGDNFTPNLQVWFGDVEAETMYRCQESMLCVVPDISLFRGEWLWVRQPTQVPVSLVRNDGIIYATGLTFTYTPEPGPRPHCPPADEIMRAPRSMHDPSLPPAIADVPWNIHHQQPQSGL, encoded by the exons ATGCCGCATCAGTTTGGGCTGCCTGCAATGGCGCACGGCATGCAGTCCCCTCCATCTCCGTCAGCTGTGTCGTCATCCTATCCTAGATTTGCCTCCTCCGGAGTGTACAGATCTGATACAGACCAGCGGCTGACGCGTGAAGCGATGGAGCGCTACCTCCGCGATCGAAGTGACATGGTGATAGTGATCCTGCATGCCAAGGTGGCACAGAAGTCGTATGGCAATGAGAAGCGGTTCTTCTGTCCTCCACCATGCATATACCTCTTTGGGGATGGGTGGAGGATGCGCCAGGAACAAATGCTACGCGAGGGGGAGTCCGAACAGTCGGCACAGCTATGCGCCTTCATCGGGATTGGCAACTCAGACCAGGACATGCAGCAGCTGGACCTCAACAACGGGAAGCAGTATTGCGCTGCTAAGACTTTGTACATATCAGACTCTGACAAGCGAAAACATTTTATGCTGTCGGTTAAGATGTTTTATGGTAGCGGACATGACATAGGTGTATTTCACAGCAAGAGGATAAAGGTGATATCGAAGCCTTCAAAGAAGAAGCAATCCCTCAAGAATGCCGATCTATGCATTGCCAGTGGCACCAGAGTCGCCCTGTTTAATCGTCTCAGGTCCCAGACTGTCAGCACCAGATACCTCCATGTCGAGAACGGCAATTTTCACGCCAGCTCAACCCAGTGGGGTGCCTTCACTATACATCTGCTCGATGATAATGAAAGCGAGTCCGAAGAGTTTCAG GTTCGAGATGGGTATGTTCACTACGGAAGTACAGTAAAGCTGGTTTGCTCGGTAACAGGCATGGCCTTGCCACGTCTGATAATCAGGAAGGTAGACAAGCAGATGGCAAGTTTAGAAGCAGATGACCCAGTTTCCCAGTTGCACAAGTGCGCCTTCTATATGAAAGACACGGATCACATGTACCTCTGTCTGTCCCAGGAGAGAATAATACAGTTTCAGGCAACGCCGTGCCCCAAAGAAGCCAACAAGGAGATGATCAATGATGGCGCCTGCTGGACCATCATAAGTACAGACAAAGCAGAGTATCAGTTTTTCGAGGGAATGGGGCCTGTCCGTTCTCCCGTAACTCCAGTCCCCCTGGTTCACAGCCTGCACTTGAATGGTGGTGGCGACGTAGCGATGCTCGAACTAACCGGGGATAATTTTACACCAAATTTACAAGTGTGGTTTGGCGATGTTGAGGCCGAGACGATGTATAGGTGTCAAGAGAGCATGCTGTGCGTTGTTCCAGACATTTCTTTGTTCAGGGGGGAATGGCTCTGGGTTAGGCAGCCCACACAAGTCCCAGTTTCGCTAGTCAGGAATGATGGGATTATTTATGCGACGGGACTGACGTTCACTTATACCCCTGAACCTGGGCCACGGCCACACTGTCCTCCTGCTGACGAGATAATGAGAGCGCCGAGGTCCATGCATGATCCGAGTCTGCCCCCTGCAATTGCCGATGTTCCTTGGAATATTCACCATCAGCAGCCTCAGTCGGGACTCTGA
- the LOC124304891 gene encoding DNA excision repair protein ERCC-5 homolog — MGVHGLWRLLDAAGKPVALETLEGKVLAVDVSIWLHQVMQGYQDGHGSPLPNAHLLGLFNRICKLLYYKIKPVFVFDGGVPLLKKNTIASRRKQKSMASSKAQKMKNDLINNLLKRTVVKGALGAGSAEKQEEKGETREKVDRSSVHSSLNLFKLPVIPSSSEFVSEDEDDPETETESSVQLSPRKQAKWKGNIHSVDVSSTEFRALPPDVRHDILTDLKASRKENSWGCLHEMPEDTHDFSNYQMKRLLKRRNVQECLEEAEREMGGKTMTLEELDVLLTEQGIATTTKIDNASRIAADNLTRFVYINGVNKDVLTAKKPDITKVSSLSSNSESNGIPSEDDDVEIIENLKEYELDEDWESDWESSDEPEVTVMKSKKLKKLMKSSDVNPAMMYMLEHSGLSQEEILCIIEQSKNKSKKSSGRNRPRDSKRCSKALDFIIKTEPADSEDGKSQPDTDNVPVSTNSRSYSPIDVPIECPDFAATEFSESTNNKCPKPAAHHAIENVTVNEEAVTTSSSESDDFVEVTDVPVPNISYSAMKENKPVLEITIVQNLQSEDDMFANVFANNASLVQVTQPPVHEMRRGSDLADQWRSQIEVPSPEQSKVNENVHETPLELSVQTTSEENRAADEYMAADSISSPQIDEKAGNVEALTVNNKAKDDQQPAPSVVDEDKKKAFQFPTRREELITMQEQLETEEKELSGTLGRLERQATDITDQMRMEAQELLRFFGIPYVIAPMEAEAQCAYLETINLTDGTITDDSDIWLFGGRCVYKNFFNLNKHVMQFRSSDIRHHFNLTREQMVQLALLVGSDYTVGVTGIGPVTGLEILAAFPAEGGNLLRGLTNFRYWVNSGRAAGPGKASLRTKLKNVHVEKGFPSEAVVQAYLAPTVDESKEGFTWNEPNTTLLADFTRNKFGWTKTKFEVIFNPIMKRQAESKKQKGIDDYFQVKISRKCIEGTLSKRVQKAVERLGGGSEREEETADFEVPQKRTRKSKPKSSEPNLLKPIIEEKEESSAVGVVKIIPSTEMATKLPIVKPECIPQREKDKANALKNKLRAIEVFRKSKKGPGYAKRSKRTARKIKSEAELSESSDSS, encoded by the exons aTGGGCGTTCATGGTCTGTGGCGACTGCTGGATGCTGCTGGAAAACCAGTGGCTTTAGAAACACTGGAGGGAAAAGTTCTCGCCGTCG ATGTTTCCATTTGGTTGCATCAAGTGATGCAAGGATATCAGGATGGGCACGGAAGTCCTCTGCCCAATGCTCATCTTCTTGGGTTATTCAATCGAATATGTAAATTACTGTATTATAAGATCAAACCTGTGTTTGTATTTGATGGCGGCGTACCTCTGCTCAAGAAGAACACGATT GCTTCTCGCAGAAAGCAGAAATCTATGGCATCTAGTAAggcgcaaaaaatgaagaacgacttgataaataatttgctTAAACGTACGGTAGTCAAGGGTGCCCTGGGTGCTGGAAGTGCTGAGAAGCAGGAGGAAAAGGGGGAAACCAGAGAGAAAGTCGATCGATCCTCTGTACATTCGTCtctgaatttattcaagctaCCCGTCATTCCCAGTAGCAGCGAGTTTGTTTCGGAGGACGAAGATGATCCGGAGACAGAAACCGAATCATCTGTTCAACTTAGTCCGAGGAAACAAGCCAAATGGAAAGGAAACATCCACAGTGTTGATGTCAGCAGCACAGAGTTTAGGGCATTGCCACCGGATGTCCGTCACGACATACTAACCGATCTAAAGGCGTCGAGGAAGGAAAACTCTTGGGGATGTCTTCATGAAATGCCTGAG GATACtcatgatttttcaaactaccAAATGAAGCGTTTGCTTAAGCGGAGAAATGTTCAGGAATGTTTAGAGGAAGCTGAGCGAGAGATGGGAGGCAAGACCATGACTTTGGAAGAATTGGATGTCCTTCTCACTGAACAGGGGATCGCTACAACTACAAAGATTGATAATGCGAGTCGCATTGCAGCTGACAACTTGACAAGATTTGTGTATATCAATG GTGTGAATAAGGACGTTCTGACAGCCAAAAAACCTGACATTACCAAAGTCAGTTCATTGAGTTCAAACTCAGAGAGTAACGGGATTCCGTCAGAAGACGATGATGTggagataattgaaaatttgaaggaatACGAGCTTGACGAAGACTGGGAGAGTGACTGGGAATCTAGCGATGAGCCAGAAGTCACAGTcatgaaatcgaaaaaattaaaaaagctGATGAAATCCAGCGACGTCAATCCTGCGATGATGTATATGCTGGAACATAGCGGCTTAAGTCAAGAGGAAATTTTGTGTATCATTGAGCAGAGTAAAAACAAGTCTAAGAAGTCGTCGGGCCGCAATCGACCCCGAGATTCTAAGCGATGTTCGAAAGCTCTGGATTTCATCATTAAAACCGAACCCGCCGATAGCGAAGATGGAAAATCTCAGCCAGATACGGATAACGTGCCCGTGAGCACGAATTCTCGCAGCTACTCGCCAATCGATGTTCCCATTGAGTGTCCCGATTTTGCGGCTACAGAGTTTTCCGAATCCACGAACAACAAATGTCCTAAGCCCGCTGCTCATCACGCAATCGAGAATGTGACGGTTAACGAAGAAGCAGTCACAACGTCAAGCTCCGAATCAGATGACTTTGTCGAGGTTACAGATGTCCCTGTACCAAATATCTCATATTCGgcaatgaaagaaaacaaacccGTGCTCGAAATAACAATTGTGCAAAATTTACAGTCCGAAGATGACATGTTTGCTAATGTTTTTGCTAACAATGCGAGCCTGGTTCAAGTTACACAGCCTCCAGTACATGAAATGCGGCGCGGTAGCGATCTCGCAGACCAGTGGCGTAGCCAAATTGAAGTACCGTCACCAGAGCAATCAAAGGTGAACGAAAATGTACACGAAACACCACTAGAACTATCGGTTCAGACTACGAGTGAGGAGAACAGAGCAGCAGACGAATACATGGCAGCTGATTCAATCAGTTCGCCtcaaatcgatgaaaaagCCGGAAACGTCGAGGCGTTGACTGTCAACAACAAAGCGAAAGATGATCAGCAGCCGGCACCAAGCGTCGTGGATGAGGATAAGAAGAAAGCTTTCCAGTTTCCTACCCGGAGGGAAGAACTCATTACGATGCAGGAGCAATTAGAGACCGAGGAGAAAGAGCTAAGCGGAACTCTCGGTCGCCTAGAGAGACAAGCGACTGATATTACGGATCAGATGCGTATGGAAGCTCAA GAGCTTCTACGTTTTTTCGGAATTCCTTACGTGATTGCGCCGATGGAAGCGGAAGCTCAGTGTGCTTATTTGGAAACGATCAACCTAACCGACGGCACGATAACAGACGATTCAGATATATGGTTGTTCGGCGGTCGTTGCGTGTACAAGAACTTTTTCAACCTGAACAAACACGTCATGCAATTCCGCTCCAGCGACATTCGCCACCATTTTA ATCTCACCAGAGAGCAAATGGTGCAACTTGCGCTTCTAGTTGGCAGTGACTACACCGTAGGAGTGACGGGAATCGGTCCTGTCACAGGGCTCGAAATTCTCGCTGCTTTTCCGGCCGAAGGGGGCAACCTGTTGCGAGGCTTGACCAATTTCCGCTACTGGGTAAATTCCGGGAGGGCAGCAGGTCCCGGAAAAGCATCTCTACGTACGAAATTGAAGAATGTTCACGTCGAGAAAG GTTTCCCCAGCGAAGCTGTTGTCCAGGCATATCTCGCCCCGACTGTCGACGAATCAAAAGAGGGATTCACATGGAACGAGCCGAACACGACGCTACTGGCCGATTTTACGAGAAATAAATTCGGATGGACGAAAACCAAGTTCGAAGTTATATTCAATCCAATAATGAAGCGACAGGCAGAGTCGAAGAAGCAGAAAGGGATCGACGACTACTTCCAGGTGAAGATTTCTAGGAAATGTATAGAAGGAACGCTTAGCAAACGAGTTCAGAAGGCGGTCGAGCGATTGGGAGGTGGAAGCGAACGCGAGGAGGAAACTGCCGACTTCGAGGTGCCGCAAAAACGCACTAGAAAAAGCAAACCAAAGTCTAGCGAGCCGAACCTTCTAAAACCTATAATCGAGGAAAAAGAGGAATCATCCGCCGTCGGCGTTGTTAAGATAATTCCTTCAACGGAAATGGCTACAAAGCTACCTATTGTCAAGCCAGAGTGCATACCACAACGGGAAAAGGACAAAGCAAACGCGTTGAAGAACAAGCTACGAGCTATCGaggtttttcgaaaatcaaaaaaggGCCCAGGATACGCAAAGCGATCCAAACGGACTGCCCGCAAAATCAAGAGTGAGGCCGAGCTCTCGGAGAGCAGCGACAGTTCATAG